CATCCCGGCATGGTGTCACTTTTCCTTCCACCTTACTCTGCATCCCTCAACCCCACACAGGAAATACTGATTGACTGTGAGTTCTTACAGTTGTGACATGTTGCTGGAGCTGCAGTGAGGACTTTATGTCTGTAcctgttctctctttcttttcctttctccatAATAAATTCAACAGGCTGCAGTTTTTTTAGCTCTGGTTAAACCGATAGATGAATTGAACTCAGCTGAACCGCTGGCTAAACAAAGAAACCCAACTCCCAACGCCCAACCCAACTTTCAGCTTTTCAAACTATTTGATTTGGATTCatccttgtttgttttggtagcAAGTGCTTTGTGATGtcccattgttttttttagcgCACTGAAAAGGGTTAAACAGTCTTTCTtgaccacagaggaagaaaaaaaacccccacattGTTCTTAACAAGACTTTTATTAAAATCTTCAAAATTCAAGCACTACTATAAAACATTCAgtgaagcattttattttataaatcagCCTTTTTAACAGTATTTGAGCAACACCAAAGTTGAACACAAAATCTttgatataatatattatttgaaAGAGATGGAGATTAATTtctacacacaaaacacatcctgCTGATCTGGAAACAAACATCCTACAACAGCTGCAGTCATGTTCCCTCagggtgtcacacacacacacacacacacacacacacacacacacacacactatatgtCCCCTGTATGTTTGACATACAGGGGACTGTACAGGCTGTTGCTCATGATggatataaaatatacaaaaatgtttgaaactaagacacaaaacaacacacggTGGAATATTTGgtgtaaaaatacattacaaatacatttatgttacagaaatataaaataaactcaCACATTTGGGCACATAAAAAATCAGACTTTGTGTGTCAACTGAAACAGTCTATTCTATGTCCTCAAACAGTGAAACTGTGAGGAAGAAGATAAAGTTGTTACCTGGAGCCATATCATGGATCCATCTTTAGTTTCAGTCTCAGCAGAAACTCTCCTAAGCAAATAtcaaatgcaaaacacacacacacacacacacaatgaacaaTCACACAACCAAATCCATGTAAAATGAGAGCTGGCTCTTCCTCGTCATTGTCAGTGAAATGACATGAAGCATTTTAACTGAAGGTTTCAGTGAAACATGACACCATCCAGCCAACAACTAATGatagagcacacacaaacaagttgcaGGTGTTTTCTGATTCACATAATGCCACAGAAGTTTTAGTGTAAATACAACATGTACTCAGAGGGACACAGTTTAACATGTAAGAATAAAATGATGTTTTactggaaaacaggaaaaatgagAGCCTCTTTAACAAAGAACACCTGCTGAATTAAAGCAGAGCAAAGACATCACGTAAAAGAACATGTCAGCAGAAAGATTAATATTTGTACACTCATCTTCATCTCGGAGTCTTTTCGTGGGGTTCACCCTGTGGTTTCAGATAGcaaaaaataatacacatactcgcacacacaaaaacactaatTTTCATTATATCCTCAATGTGTCAGACATTTTGGGCTGTTCAAACATAGTCTTTCCTGTCGTACCCTCCACCTGCACTGGTGCTGCGCGGGGCGGTGTAGGCCATACGGGGCGGCTTGTACTGCTTCTCTTTTGGCGGGCAGCTGCTGCACAGCATCGCCCCACCAATCAGGAGCAGGGCGGCCGCTCCCCAGCCGATGTAGAGCGATGCCCCCATCTCCCTCCTCTGCGCATTGGTCAGGAGAGGGTTGTAGAAATCCCGAACGACGACGCTGGCGGTCCAGGAGACGGGGATGAGGACCAAAAGGCCGGCGAGGACGAAGAAGATTCCAGCAATGATCATCACTTTGGCCTTGGACGGCTCGTCTTCGATGCAGTTGGTGCACTTGGCGCCGACGATCGAGATCAAGACCCCCAGCACCCCAAGTATGATGGAGATGATGGTCATCGCTCTGGAGGCCTGCAGCTCCTGAGGCAAGGCCAGCAACGAGTCGTAGACCTTGCACTGCATCTGGCCCGTGCTCTGGGTTACACAGTTCATCCACAAACCCTCCCAGATGGTCTGGGCCGTGATGATGTTGGCTCCGATGAAGGCCGTCACCTTCCACATCGGCAGGGCACATGTCACTATTGCAATGATAAATCCAAGGACTCCAAGGGCAATGCCCACTATCTCCATGCCCATTGACATGCTGGCTCTTTGTCTGATGACAGAACAAAACTTAAATAGTGGATTTTCCAACAAACAAAACCCTTCAGATTGCAGTAAagagtctctcctcctctgttgttcAATGTGAGCACCTGTAAGAGGGTGTGATGTAGCTATGAGAGGCTGCCACGGAAACAAGAGATCCCTTATACCTCAGGGGAGCAAGGAGGAGTCCCCTGGTGATGATGTCAGCAGGAGGCCGTcctcacaaaataaaacaaaaacccagCACCTGTGCACATatagaggaggaggggagctgGAGGCAGGGCAGGTGAGGAgggaagatgtgtgtgtgtgtgtggttggtggGGGTTGGTCGCTGGTAAAATGGCTGCCTCTTAGCTTCCAAGAAAAATCAACACTTCACCTGTTTTCTCCCAGGACTTGTGAGTGAATCCAAGCTGTGGTGTAAAGGAAAGTAAACGAGGTCGTTAAATGAGCTCCGAGCAGATAAATTCACTGATCCTCTTAgtggagaaggaaggagaacaATAATcagtcacaaaacaaacataaatgctgaCTTGCACACATGCAGTTTTTAACCACAGTGGAGAACAGAGAGGTAGATTCTGCCTCTGGCTACTGAGTAAGCCTGTTGTGAGTAAGCATAGaaacctaaacacacacacacacacacacacacgcacacaaacacagtggtgcaaacacacactcagactatAAGTAGACTATCCTTCTGATATTATTGATCTTTCGTTACTTCCTGGTTCCAGT
The Enoplosus armatus isolate fEnoArm2 chromosome 13, fEnoArm2.hap1, whole genome shotgun sequence genome window above contains:
- the LOC139294822 gene encoding claudin-4-like, which codes for MVSFGLELVGVILSVLGWVLSVISCALPMWRVSAFIGANIVTAQVYWEGLWMSCVFQSTGQMQCKVYDSMLALPQDLQAARALTIVAIIVGVVALLIAMVGAKCTNCIEDDGVKARVMAASGGAFITAALAQLVPVSWSAHTIVVEFYSPLIPSGQKMEIGAAMSMGMEIVGIALGVLGFIIAIVTCALPMWKVTAFIGANIITAQTIWEGLWMNCVTQSTGQMQCKVYDSLLALPQELQASRAMTIISIILGVLGVLISIVGAKCTNCIEDEPSKAKVMIIAGIFFVLAGLLVLIPVSWTASVVVRDFYNPLLTNAQRREMGASLYIGWGAAALLLIGGAMLCSSCPPKEKQYKPPRMAYTAPRSTSAGGGYDRKDYV